The genomic region GTAGTGTGAATGTAGCCTGTTTTTATCTATGATTAATATGTTgaacagcactttggtcagtcatgtgattttttaaaaatgtgctatataaataaaagaacttgaacttAGTTTGGGATGCTCGACTGATTGCACAGGCACTATTTGAAGAGatctgaatgatgacatcactgaatcatgaactgactttagctggagTCTTTGTCATTGTCCTCTTGctttattgacaaactatttcctgttgacactgtaaagctgctttgacacaatctggaTTGTATAAAGACTTGACTATGGGGACCAGTTCCCACTATtaaatagttgcttattagcattcattttattaacatattgggtgtttattagtacttaaatacacatattctgcatgaccatattctacatccctaatcctgctCAATACCTAAACGTAActtactaccttactaactattaataagcagcatatTAGGAGTATATTGAGGGAAAAGCCCtaatgttttgttaatttttaacattttgcaGTTAAAATGTTCCACTACACTGTATATGATGTAAACCTACAGTAATACAAATTCTATTACTAATATAACTAATTTTATGAAAGACGTTGAAAATGGCCAAACTCTTTTCCTTTCTATATATTCTTATTGAATTTATAAATGAATGAGACATCATCCTGCATATCAAATAAAATTGCCTCTTTATTGAGTTTCAGTTCAAACAAGATGTTCATTATTCAAACAGAAGTCATCATGAAAGAGCTTACtagaggaaaaacaaaaaaacattcatatttacaAACAAACCTTTAGGCATTTTGAGAACAACTATTaataaatattgcaaaaaaactaatttgaaaaCAGACACAGCAAGAAATTAGACAGTTCTCTAGTAtatacaaagagaaagagagagagagagtgcaacaTGTTTGAGCAGTACTTCTAATTAAATAAATCCTACAAGTCGTTGcatttcacaaaatataaaataaaaaatcaagatTCATTATACATTATTTGTGCCGTAATAAAGCAGCATGCTGTTTACTGCAGCTGAGCCAGCAGTGGTTTACAGTCATCTAAACGGTCCAGGCCTTCGACCGCTTCGATCAGCCTCTCCACCCTCTCGTTGGACAGAACTGCACCTGCGTTGCTGCGGAACTTCTTCTGAAGGCTTTCCTGGCTAAGTGGGTTCCTCCAGTGACCATAGAAGGTGTCACAGCGCCCTCGCAGGATGTCTCCACTTGCCAAGGTGACCTCCACCTCACCATACATGATGTTGAAATTGGCGGGGTTGTCGTGGGGGTGCTCCACACGGACGCGGGAGAGCAGTCCGAGGAGCTCGGGCCGCTGGAGGGCCTCTGGATGGAAGGACTGCACCGAGACTTCTCCATCCAGCAGAGCGGTGCAGGCGTTGAACTGGAAGGAGTGGCGCGCCTGGTGCTCCGTCTCCGGGAATGGACGGTTGATGTACTTGGACAGCGGCACTCGAAGCAGGATATCCTGCACTAGGTTTGGAGATATGCTGCCTCCTTTCAGGCCAACCAGGGTCTTGTGCACGATGGCGGCGGCATCGGCGATCCAGTGCATGCCGAGGTGTGCAGGAAAGCGCTTGAACGCGATGTCCTGCGTCTCTATGAGGAAGCTGTGCTCATGCTCCTCCAGGGAAGCGATGGGGTTCGGTGCATAGTCTTCATAGAATGCACTGAATCCGGCGACCCCGGGTACTGCATCCAGGACTAGAGGACTTGCCTCCAACCCACGGGATGCCAGCAGGGCTGCTTCGAGACCTAGGCGCGAGGCGTTACCGATGTGAAGAGGTTTGGATTGGGTTGCTGCATTAGCCATTGGTGCACCTGCCAAAGATGCAGCAATGGCCAAGGCATTACTACACTGACTGCGATCCAGAGAGAGGAGACGAGCACAGGCCGCTGCGCTGCCCATAGTGCCCACCACGCTGGGAGGATGAAACCTGATgggggagacagagaaagagtcaTTATTTCACCAGCTTGGATGCACCTGTCAACGTCTGAAATGTGTAAAAGTCTGAAATATTAATAGCAAATCCAATTAGATTTAATCAGCTTCTGACATTATTCCAGAACCCAAGTGGATTCTGTTTTCACAGCACTCAGGAAATAACAAATTATAAGTGTTTAACTATATTCTCAGAGCACAAACAGAACTGCTCTGCATAAACAGCTGTATGGAGGAGCTTTGACGACTTTCACATGGCTTGTGCGATGCTACGACCCACCCAGCTGTGTGTGCTTTACCTCACAGAATACTAACACTGTTATCCAGGCTGTGCTGGACTTAGACATGTAATTATTTCTCTCTTTAGTTGAGACAAAGAAATGAACTCTAACCTCTTAGGGATGTTGTGAGCCTCGTTGGAGAATCTCATCAGCCGACCTTGGATTTCAATGCCCACATTGAATGCGGTTAGAAAGTCAAGCCCACTTGGTTTGCTGTTGTTATGCAACATGTCGGTTATAGCCAGGAGGGCAGGTAGTACTGCTCCTGAGGGGTGGGTTGCGGGATGCCAAGTGTCGTCAAAGTCCATTGAATGAGCCTGTGAAAAAGCCGACATGTCAGTCATGGTCAAGAGTTTGTTTCTGTTTCTACATATCTGCATTTATGTCTCATTGCCATTTCACTGCTTTCTCTAGCATAGCCAAAACACTACAGGGGAAAAGGAAAATCATGTGCATGGCTGCTGGTAGTATGAGCAAGACCCAATAAAATAGCCTGTCTAGTTTCTATTTGAAACACTTCCTGAAGCATTATTATTCACAGCAGACTTTCCTACAACACAATGGATATTTCTGTACTCAGTAAAAGTTCCACAATACCGAGGTTTCATCATTCGAGTTGTTTTTCACATTGCCACATTTAGCTGCTAAAATTGGCACTGAATAATGTTGCAAAACAAGTTTATAATTAATGCTTCATTGACTGTCTTTGCTAAATGCTGATTTAAAGACTTGCAGAACAGGACTTTCTGGAGACATGCTAAGAATGTGACCAGGAAGTTGAATTACACATTCAGTGTAAGCTAAACTAGGAAATTGAATTACAACTCAAAGCACGTGATGACACTTACTGCTACTCCATTGACAAACGCTGAGAGGGTTGGAGAGAGTTTCACACCTTGGCGCCCGTAGACGAAGCTGACGTCATCTGGAGCATACATGTGCTTGAGGAAAAAGATAAAGGACTCATTTAGATATCAACATACCAGAAATGGCCAACATTACTGCTCAAACATAGACATTGTTTGCACAACATTGATAGTGGTTACACAGACATGCTGAACTATGTCCAGGGAATTGTGTTCTGTAAAATCATGACTTCACTCATTTCTACTGGAAAAATGATGGAACGAGAATCCTCTTAATGATGGAAAAACACAGGTTGTTTTCTCTACAGTTTATTATTTACTACTGGCACCATGCTCTACCTGGCAGTGCTGTAGGGCAAGTTCAAACACATCAGTGGTGCTTCCCAAAAGCCCAACGCCGATGCTGTCCAGAACCATGCGTTTGCTGCGCTGCAGCACGGTTGGTGACAGATGCCTTGGCTGGACGCTCTGAATGAACCTGCCAAAACTGCTGGTCACTGTTTCCTCAGGGGCAGGACGCTCCACCACTAAAAACAGATGAGAAACCATGTAAATTAACACTCACATATTTAACTTTGCTGGACAGTCAACAACTATTATAGATGTCAAttaaacattctgtataaaagttTAGCTAAATTCCAGACCTTAACAAAAGCATAGACTTGCACTTCTTTACTTTTCCATCACGAGTTAACAAGTTTTCCTTGTAGGAAATAACCTCaaaaacagttattgtaaatCGTTTCATCAATAAATAGTTTCAATGagacatataaaaaaattataataaaacttgTTCTGTGTTTTGATTTCATTTAACCATTAGACAAACATACATAAATTGCTCAACtttgtaaaacatgaaaaaaaacaataataatattaataataataaaaaatctttacCTGTAGGGTTGAAAGCATTTTGTCAATTTTTGTCAGGATCTGGATATGTAGATTGAACGGGGCTGAAAATCTTGAAATCTTCTGCCGTTGATGTAAAGTTGAAGAAATGCTGTCGTCTTCTCTCTATCTCAATGTAGAGATGGAATGATTGTAGGTAGAGGATGCTGATGTGCTAGAGACAGGTGTGTCTACCTTTATATAGAGTTCTGGACAACACAAAAACAATGATACACCCACGGAACCCACAAAAGGACCTGGGCTGGATTTTCCAAAGTATTGTTATTTTTAGATTAATAGGTGGGATTTTTCAGCAGGAAACAAACTGTCTTATTGGGtcagtgatgtcatcactgaTGAGGACATGGGTTGGTTGACATCACTGTAACTCCTCCCACCTCCATTAAGAATGTTTCTATAAACTTAAAGATTCTTCACAAGCATCTCAATACTTCACTACAGATCAAGGATCTTCACTAGGTACGTTTcttatttctgtaatctataaacatatttaagcaacatagatataaaaataatcaaactaatGTTTTACTGCCcattcagttatatatatatatatatatatatatatatatatatatatatattcttatatatatataaccaataTAAGAGACAAATGTAGAAAACACCATTGACATTTCACTGGTCAGTGGATGTATCATATgttaaaaacattctgaaaagttgacaTAAAATTCTGTTCAAACTTACTGTAAGTTAATCCTCAAGTCTTGTCCTCAGACGGCTGTCTGTCTATATTGACTCTTGTCTGATGGTTATTTGAGATGAAACAGATTAAATCTCTGAATTTTAGTGCCTAAAGGCTAAAACTTCAATTCTGTGAAAAGTGTTTGACTCCTGCTCAGCTCTTTGCTGAACCAGACACCTGTGTCACTTACCTACGGAGGGGAAGGAGGATATGAATCTAAACACACCCATGAATAGGCTCAAGATATGAGAAGTCTTTTCGACACATAGAGGCACCTTTTTTTACATGGCTTTGACAGAACTATGAGGATGTTTAATGgtcctttttaataaataaaaaatgtttgtataCATGCTTGTAGAAATATGTATATAACCACCACTAAAAGTGTAGAATATTTTATCTGGTCAATATTGGTCACACCTTTGttgaggaccaattctcactattaactagccgTTAACTACAACGTTTggctcaataaactcctaatttactgcttatcaatagttagtaaagtagttgATAAATTTAGGTATGGAGAAGGGTTaaggtcatgcagaataaagcatttatatgtgctttataatcactaataaacagctaatatactagtaatatgcatgttaataaacaaCTTGTTAACAATGAGAACTGGTccttaaactaaagtgttaccatgataCTCATCAGTTAAAAGTTACTTTTATATCAACTAATTTAGACTGATCAAACCAGTTAAACCTATTTTTAAGCACACTGTGAAATAATTATTATCGATTATCAGTTGACTTGACTTATCAAAGTAGTGTATAACCACAAATGTTTGagtctttactttttattatcgCTTTCTGTTTACACAACATATTCTTATCAGCAGAAAGCAACATTTAAAGGGAAGTTCATGGCATCAGCAAGTGGCTTTCCCGCAAGTTTTTATGGAGAGCCAGGTGTGCTTGGGCTCCTGGCCAATGGCATCAGTGCATTCCTTGTCCTACTGCAAAACTTCCATGGGGCCAGGACTGGTGTTCCTGCAGAGGGAGTGGAAAACATATTAGCAGGTCTCATTGTACATTTTTTGCCATTACAATTATACAAACAAACTTGAAAGAatcatacatttgtaaaataatagcaACCTGTTTGCATTGTGAATTCATGCTAGTTCAGTGCAGTACATCTACATCATGTGTCCTTTTCTGTGCATCTTATGTTCATTTACACAGGCGTTCATCTCATTCTAATTGGTGGAGTGTGTCAACTTGTGGCAGGCTTGCTGTCTTTTCGAAAATATGACCATCTGAGTGGGACGTCATTTGTAGGATATGCAGCACTATGGGCAAGCTATGGGGCGACAAGAATTTTCCTAGGTGCCAACCAACAAAGTACAAACCTATTCAACGAATCCACAATGATAAACAGTACATTTCAAGATCTGCTCACAAACAATAGCATCAATAAAACAGACTTGTTCATCAAGGAGTCTGCCATAGCTGGGCTGGTGCCTTATATACTGCTTTCCTTTTTACTGGCCTTCTGTTCAGCAACTGTAAACTACATCATGCCCTTTGTGTTTGGGGCCATCACCCTCACGCTGATATTTGAGGCTGTGGGTCTGGTAGCATGGTGGGGTTTGGTGGTCTCTGGGGTTCTGGAGCTCCTAATCCTGCTATTTGCCATATATGGCTCATCAGCACTGCTAATCAAGGGACTGGCCCAACGCTATGTGCTAAAGGGTTTTGGGAACCCTCTCTTCAATGTGTTGCTCCTAGGAACCACCAACGGCAGTAGCTCCCAAAGCTTGGGCcaagagaagaagaagaacacaAAATATGCTGAACCTATGGCCTTGGGATTCTTCTGCGACACAGTCTCACCATTTATCTTTGCTTTCTATGCCTTTAACTACTTCCCATCGGTCTCAGTAGCTGCCATCTGGATAACCATCAATTCTGCTGCTCAGCTTCTATCTAGCTATTATGCATACATGCGTCAAGACGGCTACCATGCAACCAAGTTTGGCCTGCACTGCGTGTTTTGGTTGGTGAAGACTTGGGAAGAGCATGTGGTGTCTATAACCATCAGCCGGGCTGCAGCTGGTGAAGTAAGGCACGCCATGGTTGGCAACTGGTTCTTCGTGTCTGCCGCCTTGGTGCTCTGCATTGCAAGTCTAAACAAAGACAGTCTTGAGCTAGTTCACAACTCATTTTTTGTCCTGGTGACCATATCAACCATCTCCCAGATTCCCATTGAGAAGTACTACATCTTTTTTGGAGTGACCTGCTCCATCTTTACTCTCCTGTCCTACTATGGCACCTTTGCTCGCCTCATCAACACCATTGCTGAGAAGGCCTTGATCCCGGTTGGACCCCAGCCTGTTTCCACCGAATCCCTGCAGAAATATCTCAGTTTCCTCAAGAGATCCAAACAGCATGAGCCTGAAGATAAAGGTGCACAGCTCCCTGATGCTTTGTTCTATCTTTGCAATGGAGTGGCTGCACTCTCAGCCATTCACAGCAGTCAACTCAGCCAAACGTTTTTCGACCTAACTGTTCCTTGGGTGCTAATCCCAGGAGCCATCATCCAGGCCTACGTCAGTCGACTACAGGTACAGGGTGGCCAGAGATTCGGTTCTGTTGTTCCCTCCTTTTATGTGGCTATTTGGGCAACTTGGAGCTGGTTTAGGTTTGCAGGtatgaaaatgtacaaatacataaatagaataatacaaataaataaatattttgctacAATTTTGTGTAGAATTCTAAGATGTATTTTTCCTGCAGGACACCGTTTGCAAATATCCACAGAGCCAGCGAGTGGATTTGCAGCTGGGTCAATAGCATTCCTGGTCATCAATGCTTTCTTGATTCTAGTTGGTAGGTTTGTTTACAAATGGAAAAAACAGAGTCTCACAACTGACTCCTGCATTTAAAGCATTGCAAACTggactctttctttctttctttctgtacaGCGGCCTACAGCAATCTTGTTCTTTTGGCATTGACCACAATCATGGAGGTCATCATAGTTTGTTTTCTCCTCTCTACTCTTGGAAGACTGCCCTATCAGCTAGAAGGTACTGTAAAGAAATACATTTAGTAAGAAAACATATTGCAAAAAATAATGATGAAATTACATGTAATAATGTGTAAAACTTACCTCACATTTCTTTAAAACTCTTTCTTTAGTTGCCATGCTAGCAATTTTTGCCATCATATGTTTGTATGGCATGCTAGCATCCCTTGTGAACAGTATCTTCTCTAAGACCCTAATACCAGTTGGACCTTCCCTTATCAAGGTATTAGTTTTATCTATGATTACAAAATGCTTAAATAATTTCACTTTTAGACAAACACTTTCTACTGACTAACTGATCTTTTTTATCCAAGGACAATAAAAAGAAGGAATCTGAAACCACATATCCATGTTTTGTTACAAACTCTCGAGAAACCAGTGGACTCCTCAAGATTGCCAAATTGCTTGAAAACAATGGAGTGTGTGGCATCCCTACAGATACTGTCTACGCCTTGGCTGCTTCATGCAAGAACCCCAGTGCTATCGAGAAGATCTACTCTATCAAAGTATGTGCCAGCAGAGAAGCTATGAAACATAATATTCTTCTACAAATCATCAAATGCCTGTGCTCTTTGTCTGCTGACCCACAAACTATTATCTCCGCTAGGATCGTCCTGCAGAGAAGCCAATTTGCATCTGCATCTCAAGTGTGGAACAGCTTGTGGCCACCAAACCTCCTTTCAGTCCTCTCCTATGGGAGTTCATGAGAAACGTCTACCCCGGAGGCATCAGTTGCATTGTCCCCAAGGGCGATTGGCTCCTCAAACTAGGTAAGGTTATTAAAAAGATAAAGCGTTTCGTATTTGCACCCAACTCTTTTATCGAACTTGGGACAATCACCAAAccaaataaaaattatactgaGTGGAATTTGTGATTCCCTATCATCTCCAGTAATTTTCACTGGTCCAATTGTCCACAGGTGTGGGTCCTGCATATGACCGTGTGGGGACCAGAGATAGCATTATGATTAGAGTACCTGACCACTCTGCCACTGCTCACCTGTGTGAATTCACTGGCCCATTGGCCATTACTTCAGCCAATCCCAGTGGAGAAGCTGACAGTACCCATCACGACATGGTCATCAAGTAAGTTTATAAAGACACCAACAAGTGCTGCAAGTGAATATAAACTCTGCCAAACTAATGcactatatatgaaattatattaagAAGCCTAAACAAGGGTTTATTGAGGGTTTTAAAGAGTGAGATTTTACATAATCCAGGCTGTTATGTTAGCTTCAAAAAAGCTTGATCAAGAACAAACCACAACACTCTATTGTTAGGCACACTGATTCATTCACTTAATTAAAGCAGAGTGTTCTGAAATTAAAGGTTTACCTCTATTATTAAAGTTTACCTCATCTGAAGACAACTTTATTATTAGGAAGGATGTGTCCTCTGCTTGTCttgacattttatattaaaacaagaaCTAATTTGCAATGGAAAAACATCTTAGCTTTGGCAGTGTGCATAATTGAAGCATTGTTTTCCTTTGTCCTGTAACAGCCGTCTTGGTCACAAGATCGATGGAGTCCTGTGTGATGGTGAATCCAATGAGGTGGTGGCATCGACCGTAGTGAACTGTCTCAATATTGATGAAGGTAAGCTGATATCCCAAATAGCCAATAtccttttattataatatatgtattgcattgttattattaacatgcattttgttAATTTTCAGGAACTATCAGCATTCTTCGTGAAGGTTGTGTGCCTGCATTGAAAGTCAGGCAGATTTTTGAACGAGTAAAAAGCAACATGTTGTAGGATTACTACTAACATCAGCTCCGTTGGCACTTTTACTTGctttgtttaatttgaaggatGTTTCAATTTGCATATGAAGGAAATGCTTTGAAATAACTTGACATGTGGCCTATATGAATCAGTTTTGATATAACTTTACTGTGTAATCAGTTATTCTGAGCAAGAAGTATCACAATGCAACCATGTTAAAGTGAGCATTGTTTACGCTCATATTAATTGAGCATTAGCTACATAAACCTGTTACTGTATTGCTGtgtaaatgtattgtatttttgcCTATGCTTTTTAAGTTTGAAAAGTGTTCTAATATggaactgtttttctttttattttaatgctaTTTATGCTCTTTCAATGGATCATGCCTTTGTTGATCAAGAGTAAGTAAACTGATTAGAAGCACTAAGAAATCAATTCAGCCagtgaatgaaaatgtatttatatattgccATTGCACAGTATGCTTGTATTTGTATATTGTGAACTGACAAAACGGTGTATGAGATTTTGTGCTTCATAACTGTctaataaaatattgacattaatatttgttttgtcaTGAAAACCAAACTTTATTGATCTTATATTCCAATCAAGCGTTCAAGCTGTTTGTAGTAAAACCAGACAGTATAGACAATAAATACAGAATACACAATACACAACAACACatcaatatacaacccgaattccggaaaagttgggacgttttttaaattttaataaaatgaaaactaaaggaatttcaaatcacatgagccaatattttattcacaatagaacatagataacgtagcaaatgtttaaactgagaaattttacacttttatccacttaattagctcatttaaaatttaatgcctgctacaggtctcaaaaaagttggcacgggggcaacaaatggctaaaaaagcaagcagttttgaaaagattcagccagtgattaattaagttaattgatatcaggtctgtaacataattagctataaaagctttgtcttagagaagcagagtctctcagaagtaaagatgggcagaggccctccaatctgtgaaagactgcgtaaaaaaattgtggaaaactttaaaaacaatgttcctcaacgtcaaattgcaaaggctttgcaaatctcatcatctacagtgcataacatcatcaaaagattcagagaaactggagaaatctctgtgcgtaagggacaaggccggagacctttattggatgcccgtggtcttcgggctctcagacgacactgcatcactcatcggcatgattgtgtcaatgacattactaaatgggcccaggaatactttcagaaaccactgtcggtaaacacaatccgccgtgccatcagcagatgccaactaaagctctatcatgcaaaaaggaagccatatgtgaacatggtccagaagcgccgtcgtgtcctgtgggccaaggctcatttaaaatgaactatttcaaagtggaatagtgttttatggtcagacgagtccaaatttgacattcttgttggaaatcacggacgccgtgtcctccgggctaaagaggagggagaccttccagcatgttatcagcgttcagttcaaaagccagcatctctgatggtatggggtgcataagtgcatacggtatgggcagcttgca from Carassius carassius chromosome 29, fCarCar2.1, whole genome shotgun sequence harbors:
- the irg1l gene encoding immunoresponsive gene 1, like, with translation MVSHLFLVVERPAPEETVTSSFGRFIQSVQPRHLSPTVLQRSKRMVLDSIGVGLLGSTTDVFELALQHCQHMYAPDDVSFVYGRQGVKLSPTLSAFVNGVAAHSMDFDDTWHPATHPSGAVLPALLAITDMLHNNSKPSGLDFLTAFNVGIEIQGRLMRFSNEAHNIPKRFHPPSVVGTMGSAAACARLLSLDRSQCSNALAIAASLAGAPMANAATQSKPLHIGNASRLGLEAALLASRGLEASPLVLDAVPGVAGFSAFYEDYAPNPIASLEEHEHSFLIETQDIAFKRFPAHLGMHWIADAAAIVHKTLVGLKGGSISPNLVQDILLRVPLSKYINRPFPETEHQARHSFQFNACTALLDGEVSVQSFHPEALQRPELLGLLSRVRVEHPHDNPANFNIMYGEVEVTLASGDILRGRCDTFYGHWRNPLSQESLQKKFRSNAGAVLSNERVERLIEAVEGLDRLDDCKPLLAQLQ
- the si:ch211-153b23.3 gene encoding uncharacterized protein si:ch211-153b23.3, with translation MASASGFPASFYGEPGVLGLLANGISAFLVLLQNFHGARTGVPAEGVENILAGVHLILIGGVCQLVAGLLSFRKYDHLSGTSFVGYAALWASYGATRIFLGANQQSTNLFNESTMINSTFQDLLTNNSINKTDLFIKESAIAGLVPYILLSFLLAFCSATVNYIMPFVFGAITLTLIFEAVGLVAWWGLVVSGVLELLILLFAIYGSSALLIKGLAQRYVLKGFGNPLFNVLLLGTTNGSSSQSLGQEKKKNTKYAEPMALGFFCDTVSPFIFAFYAFNYFPSVSVAAIWITINSAAQLLSSYYAYMRQDGYHATKFGLHCVFWLVKTWEEHVVSITISRAAAGEVRHAMVGNWFFVSAALVLCIASLNKDSLELVHNSFFVLVTISTISQIPIEKYYIFFGVTCSIFTLLSYYGTFARLINTIAEKALIPVGPQPVSTESLQKYLSFLKRSKQHEPEDKGAQLPDALFYLCNGVAALSAIHSSQLSQTFFDLTVPWVLIPGAIIQAYVSRLQVQGGQRFGSVVPSFYVAIWATWSWFRFAGHRLQISTEPASGFAAGSIAFLVINAFLILVAAYSNLVLLALTTIMEVIIVCFLLSTLGRLPYQLEVAMLAIFAIICLYGMLASLVNSIFSKTLIPVGPSLIKDNKKKESETTYPCFVTNSRETSGLLKIAKLLENNGVCGIPTDTVYALAASCKNPSAIEKIYSIKDRPAEKPICICISSVEQLVATKPPFSPLLWEFMRNVYPGGISCIVPKGDWLLKLGVGPAYDRVGTRDSIMIRVPDHSATAHLCEFTGPLAITSANPSGEADSTHHDMVINRLGHKIDGVLCDGESNEVVASTVVNCLNIDEGTISILREGCVPALKVRQIFERVKSNML